Proteins encoded together in one Astatotilapia calliptera chromosome 7, fAstCal1.2, whole genome shotgun sequence window:
- the LOC113025924 gene encoding 5-hydroxytryptamine receptor 4, with product MATASPQHLLDDIKNSEEQQPGQQEQQEFLSSLETIALSIFLSLIIIMTVFGNLLVMVALCKDRHLRKKKTNYFIVSLAFADLLVALVVMPFAAIELTTGQWRYGEIFCLVRTSLDVLLTTASILHLCCIALDRYYAICCQPLVYRHKMTPMRVAVMLSGCWLIPTFISFLPIMQSWNAIGIEDIIEERRALAGGSNDTSCVFLVNRPYALICSAVAFYVPLGLMVLAYQRIYVTAMTHVRQIETLQRAGSAPVTGTIPVITVRTSTSSDPLEHYRLRTPTGSSSSEQAPVGHSRMRIETKAAKTLAVIMGCFCLCWAPFFITNIVDPFIHYSVPWQLWTAWLWLGYINSGLNPFLYAFLNRAFRRAFLVILCCGDERYARQGSCSYGPTHRACSAASVNGTSMALRLSFLPNRSYSDNGRTILANEQESQDSLGPL from the exons ATGGCCACAGCATCACCTCAACA TTTGTTGGATGATATAAAAAACTCTGAAGAACAACAGCCAGGCCAACAGGAGCAGCAGGAATTCTTGAGCTCCCTGGAGACCATCGCTCTCTCTATCTTTCTCTCGCTCATCATTATCATGACAGTTTTTGGCAACCTGTTGGTCATGGTGGCGCTCTGCAAGGACCGACACTTGCG aaagaaaaagacaaactacTTTATTGTCTCGCTGGCGTTTGCTGACTTGCTGGTTGCTCTGGTTGTGATGCCCTTTGCTGCCATCGAACTGACTACTGGCCAGTGGCGCTATGGAGAGATTTTCTGCCTGGTGCGAACATCTCTGGACGTCCTGTTGACCACAGCATCCATCCTGCACCTCTGCTGCATTGCACTGGatag GTATTATGCCATCTGCTGCCAGCCATTGGTGTATCGACACAAGATGACCCCGATGAGAGTGGCAGTCATGCTCAGTGGCTGTTGGCTCATTCCCACATTTATCTCCTTTCTACCCATCATGCAAAGCTGGAACGCCATCGGGATCGAGGATATT ATTGAAGAGCGGCGAGCCTTGGCGGGAGGCTCGAACGACACAAGTTGTGTGTTTCTAGTTAACCGGCCGTACGCCCTGATCTGCTCTGCAGTGGCCTTCTACGTGCCGCTGGGCCTCATGGTCCTAGCCTACCAGCGTATCTATGTTACTGCCATGACCCACGTGCGGCAGATAGAGACACTTCAACGTGCCGGCTCTGCTCCAGTCACCGGCACAATTCCAGTCATTACCGTGAGGACATCCACTTCCTCAGATCCTTTGGAGCATTACCGCCTTAGGACACCAACAGGTTCCTCCTCCTCAGAGCAGGCTCCTGTAGGTCACAGCCGCATGCGCATTGAGACCAAGGCAGCAAAGACGTTGGCGGTTATAATGGGTTGTTTCTGCCTGTGCTGGGCTCCATTCTTTATCACCAACATAGTGGACCCTTTCATCCACTACTCGGTACCCTGGCAGCTGTGGACAGCCTGGTTGTGGCTTGGGTACATTAACTCAGGGCTAAACCCTTTCCTGTACGCCTTCCTAAACCGGGCTTTTCGGAGGGCGTTTCTGGTCATTCTCTGCTGCGGGGATGAGCGGTACGCACGGCAGGGGAGCTGCTCCTATGGACCAACCCACAGAGCATGCTCAGCTGCATCAGTCAATGGGACATCCATGGCACTGAG